A genomic stretch from Halobellus sp. LT62 includes:
- the cofG gene encoding 7,8-didemethyl-8-hydroxy-5-deazariboflavin synthase subunit CofG has protein sequence MVPAGDTDGVDVEIDEADVEQLLSVTPDDVSAAGELTFSRNAFVPLTTACRYTCTYCTYYDVPGEATLLSPDEVREQLRVGADAGCTEALFTFGDKPDERYAEIHERLAEWGYDDVLAYLRECCEIALAEGLLPHSNPGDLTEADFERLAPVNASMGVMLETTADVRAHSGKRQKTPGQRLNTIRAAGRVGVPFTTGILVGIGETWRDRAESLLAIGALHDRYDHIQEVIVQNVVPNERSDFDRPSVETMRRVVAMARAALPDEVSVQVPPNLSPTRELLDCGVDDLGGVSPVTDDYINPEYAWPALRGLTALADDAGVPLYERLPVYDRYLPESLRRDDFDGRPADGTWLGSPIERALNAADVHGRRYRGVAQRDGPIDVDASQAVDADD, from the coding sequence ATGGTCCCCGCGGGCGACACTGATGGCGTCGACGTCGAGATCGACGAAGCCGACGTCGAGCAACTGCTGTCCGTGACACCTGACGACGTCTCGGCCGCAGGGGAACTCACCTTCTCGCGGAACGCGTTCGTCCCGCTGACGACCGCCTGTCGGTACACCTGCACGTACTGCACCTACTACGACGTGCCCGGCGAGGCGACGCTCCTCTCCCCCGACGAGGTCCGCGAACAGCTTCGCGTGGGTGCCGACGCCGGCTGCACTGAAGCGCTCTTCACGTTCGGCGACAAGCCCGACGAGCGCTACGCGGAGATCCACGAGCGGTTGGCCGAGTGGGGGTACGACGACGTCCTCGCGTATCTCCGCGAGTGCTGTGAGATCGCGTTGGCGGAGGGCCTGCTCCCGCACTCGAACCCCGGAGACCTGACCGAAGCCGACTTCGAGCGGCTCGCGCCGGTCAACGCGAGTATGGGCGTGATGCTGGAGACGACCGCGGACGTGCGAGCGCACTCGGGGAAGAGACAGAAGACTCCCGGCCAGCGGCTCAACACGATCCGCGCGGCCGGACGGGTCGGCGTGCCGTTCACCACCGGCATCCTCGTCGGCATCGGCGAGACGTGGCGCGACCGCGCCGAGAGCCTGCTCGCGATCGGCGCACTCCACGACCGCTATGATCATATCCAAGAGGTGATCGTCCAGAACGTCGTCCCCAACGAGCGCTCGGACTTCGATCGGCCGTCCGTCGAGACGATGCGGCGGGTCGTCGCGATGGCGCGCGCCGCGCTCCCCGATGAGGTGTCCGTGCAGGTGCCGCCGAACCTCTCGCCGACGCGGGAGTTGCTCGACTGCGGCGTCGACGACCTCGGCGGCGTCTCGCCGGTCACGGACGATTACATCAACCCCGAGTACGCGTGGCCGGCGCTCAGAGGGTTGACAGCGCTGGCCGACGACGCCGGCGTGCCGCTGTACGAGCGCCTGCCGGTGTACGACCGATACCTTCCGGAATCCCTTCGACGCGACGATTTCGACGGGCGACCGGCCGACGGAACGTGGCTCGGGTCGCCGATCGAGCGGGCGCTCAACGCCGCCGACGTCCACGGACGGCGGTACCGCGGCGTCGCGCAGCGAGACGGTCCGATCGACGTCGACGCGTCGCAAGCGGTCGATGCCGACGACTGA
- a CDS encoding TspO/MBR family protein produces the protein MVSLRTRLDRLPDERPLLALVLSIVVVELVGASGSVFTVQGLGTWYGSLVRPALAPPNWVFGPVWTALFALMGTGLWLVWKRATDVPEAVRLAAVVFAVHFAFNLGWSAAFFGMREIGLGLAVIAVLWALIVATMWAFARVDRRAALLLVPYLLWVTFAAYLNYQFWVLN, from the coding sequence ATGGTGTCCCTCCGGACCAGACTCGATCGGTTACCCGATGAACGACCGCTCCTCGCGCTCGTCCTCTCGATCGTAGTCGTCGAACTCGTGGGCGCGTCGGGCTCGGTTTTCACCGTCCAAGGGCTCGGCACGTGGTACGGCTCGCTCGTCCGGCCCGCGCTCGCGCCCCCGAACTGGGTCTTCGGCCCGGTGTGGACCGCGCTGTTCGCGCTGATGGGAACGGGGCTGTGGCTCGTCTGGAAGCGGGCGACAGATGTACCCGAAGCAGTCCGCCTCGCCGCCGTCGTCTTCGCCGTCCACTTCGCGTTCAATCTGGGCTGGTCGGCCGCGTTCTTCGGGATGCGGGAGATCGGCCTCGGTCTCGCGGTCATCGCCGTCCTCTGGGCGCTCATCGTGGCCACGATGTGGGCGTTCGCCCGCGTGGACCGGCGCGCGGCGCTGTTGCTCGTGCCCTATCTCCTTTGGGTTACCTTTGCGGCTTACCTCAACTACCAGTTCTGGGTGCTGAACTGA
- the purS gene encoding phosphoribosylformylglycinamidine synthase subunit PurS: protein MTTYTATVTVRLKRGVLDPEAETTKRALERLGFELSALRSTDQFEIDLDAASADAAEARVDEMAERLLANPTIHDYDVEVDEA from the coding sequence ATGACGACGTACACCGCGACAGTGACGGTTCGCCTCAAGCGGGGCGTGTTGGACCCCGAAGCCGAGACGACAAAGCGCGCGCTCGAACGCCTCGGCTTCGAGCTCTCGGCCCTCCGCTCGACCGACCAGTTCGAGATCGACCTCGACGCCGCTTCGGCCGATGCGGCCGAAGCGCGCGTCGACGAGATGGCCGAACGCCTGCTCGCGAACCCGACGATCCACGACTACGACGTCGAGGTGGACGAAGCCTGA
- the cofH gene encoding 7,8-didemethyl-8-hydroxy-5-deazariboflavin synthase subunit CofH, with product MREPAGPTDGHSDFEFDVVPETDQSFENALANARAGDRLTVDDGIELITTGTERDGIDPVRKERVLEAADRRRAEIVGDDVTFVANLNNNVTTACNTGCLFCNFKDTAHQFEADSEGEHAGFTKTPAESRAIVEEALEMGIYEVTSVSGLHPAFALDDEHHEILASFDDPASAVDYKPPAVYETDPGTYVDQMRAMSVGGVHLHSMTPEEAQHARRGTEWSYEDVYRELRSAGLDSAPGTAAEILIEEVREVICPGKISTDEWVAALEGAVAAGLDVTSTMMYGHVENEAHRVEHLKVIRDLQDRTGGITEFVPLSFVHEHTPLYERGVVDGGATDAEDELLVAVARLFLDNVENVQSSWVKYGNAKGLKLLNCGANDFMGTILSEEITTRAGGSHGEFRSVADYVEMISAIGRRPVERSTDYRTRRPVDVDAPVHGPRLGPRADGTPMFGEATDEGTDAAHADD from the coding sequence ATGCGCGAGCCAGCGGGACCGACGGACGGCCACTCCGACTTCGAGTTCGATGTCGTCCCCGAAACGGACCAGTCGTTCGAGAACGCGTTGGCGAATGCACGCGCGGGCGACCGTCTCACGGTCGACGACGGAATCGAACTGATCACCACCGGCACGGAGCGGGACGGCATCGATCCCGTCCGAAAGGAACGGGTTCTCGAAGCCGCCGACAGGCGGCGCGCGGAGATCGTCGGCGACGACGTGACGTTCGTCGCGAACCTGAACAACAACGTCACGACCGCGTGCAACACGGGCTGTCTGTTCTGCAACTTCAAGGACACTGCCCACCAGTTCGAGGCCGACTCCGAGGGCGAACACGCTGGCTTCACGAAGACGCCCGCGGAGTCGCGAGCGATCGTCGAGGAAGCCCTCGAAATGGGCATCTACGAGGTGACGTCGGTGTCCGGACTGCACCCGGCGTTCGCGCTGGACGACGAGCACCACGAGATTCTCGCGTCGTTCGACGACCCGGCCAGCGCGGTCGATTACAAGCCGCCGGCGGTCTACGAGACCGACCCCGGAACCTACGTCGACCAGATGCGCGCGATGTCCGTCGGCGGCGTCCACCTCCACTCGATGACTCCCGAGGAGGCCCAGCACGCCCGCCGCGGGACGGAGTGGTCCTACGAGGACGTATACCGAGAACTCCGTTCGGCGGGGCTCGACTCCGCGCCGGGCACCGCCGCAGAGATCCTCATCGAGGAGGTCCGAGAGGTCATCTGCCCCGGGAAGATCTCGACCGACGAGTGGGTCGCGGCGCTGGAGGGCGCAGTCGCCGCCGGACTCGACGTCACGTCGACGATGATGTACGGTCACGTCGAGAACGAGGCCCACCGCGTGGAGCACTTGAAAGTCATTCGTGACCTGCAGGATCGAACCGGGGGCATCACCGAGTTCGTCCCGCTGTCGTTCGTCCACGAGCACACGCCGCTGTACGAACGGGGCGTCGTCGACGGCGGCGCGACCGACGCCGAGGACGAACTGCTCGTCGCCGTCGCGCGGCTCTTCCTTGACAACGTCGAAAACGTCCAGTCCTCGTGGGTGAAGTACGGCAACGCGAAGGGACTGAAACTGCTCAACTGCGGCGCGAACGACTTTATGGGGACCATCCTCTCCGAAGAGATCACGACCCGCGCGGGCGGCTCCCACGGGGAGTTCCGCTCCGTCGCCGACTACGTCGAGATGATCTCGGCGATCGGTCGACGGCCGGTCGAGCGCTCGACGGACTACCGGACGCGCCGCCCGGTCGACGTCGACGCGCCGGTCCACGGCCCGCGGCTCGGGCCGCGAGCGGACGGCACGCCGATGTTCGGCGAGGCGACCGACGAGGGGACCGATGCGGCGCACGCGGACGACTGA
- the purQ gene encoding phosphoribosylformylglycinamidine synthase I produces the protein MTVAVITFGGSNCDRDAVRALAHIGVDAERVWHEDGLPADVDGIVLPGGFSYGDYLRAGAMAAHSPIMNEVRDAAEDGIPVLGVCNGAQVGCESKLTPGAFTTNASARFQCESVHLRVENSDTPWTAAYEVGDVIEIPIAHGEGRFEIAAERYEELVADDRIVFRYCDAAGNVTDEANPNGSRGNVAGILGERENVAVMMPHPERATLPDLGRSVDGQGVLSAFV, from the coding sequence GTGACGGTCGCTGTCATTACCTTCGGCGGCTCGAACTGCGACCGCGACGCGGTCCGCGCGCTGGCGCACATCGGCGTCGACGCCGAGCGCGTCTGGCACGAGGACGGCCTGCCCGCCGACGTCGACGGCATCGTTCTCCCCGGCGGCTTCTCCTACGGCGACTATCTCCGGGCGGGCGCGATGGCCGCGCACTCGCCGATTATGAACGAGGTCCGCGACGCGGCCGAGGATGGGATTCCGGTACTCGGCGTCTGCAACGGCGCGCAGGTCGGCTGCGAGTCGAAACTGACGCCCGGCGCGTTCACGACGAACGCCAGCGCGCGCTTCCAGTGCGAATCCGTCCACCTCCGCGTCGAGAATAGCGACACGCCGTGGACCGCCGCCTACGAGGTCGGAGACGTGATCGAGATCCCGATCGCCCACGGCGAGGGCCGCTTCGAGATCGCAGCGGAGCGCTACGAGGAGTTGGTGGCCGACGATCGGATCGTCTTCCGCTACTGCGACGCGGCGGGCAACGTCACCGACGAGGCGAACCCCAACGGCTCCCGCGGCAACGTCGCGGGCATCCTCGGCGAGCGCGAGAACGTCGCCGTGATGATGCCGCACCCCGAGCGCGCGACGCTTCCGGATCTCGGCCGGAGCGTCGACGGTCAAGGCGTTCTTTCGGCGTTCGTCTGA
- a CDS encoding phosphoribosylaminoimidazolesuccinocarboxamide synthase: MTSVKEFRVESEPTATELGRGRFVFTDQYSVFDWGEMPDHVPKKGASLCTMGAYNFELLAERDVPTHYAGVYRTAEGESDSDDIPVALEECDEPPTEMAIELTQVPDLPYLGDGEYDYDAYHDAAGENYLIPLEIVFRNTVPIGSSLRSRGSPAEYGVELDADDADLDGDGWPDEVVDLPEPVVEFSTKYEEQDRYLIREEAERMAGVADLDALESVALAVNDVLNERAEERGFVHEDGKIECLYHDGEIEVADVAGTFDENRFSYEGQELSKEVVRQYYKRTDPEWVAAVSEAKSRAREAGVADWRTLCEREPSSLPAEVLDAVSDLYAAGTNAYTGREWFDAPDVADAVDAVRDL; encoded by the coding sequence ATGACGAGCGTCAAGGAGTTCCGCGTCGAATCGGAGCCGACCGCGACCGAGCTCGGACGCGGCCGGTTCGTCTTCACCGACCAGTACTCCGTCTTCGACTGGGGGGAGATGCCCGACCACGTCCCGAAGAAGGGGGCCTCACTGTGCACGATGGGCGCGTACAACTTCGAGTTGCTGGCCGAGCGCGACGTCCCGACGCACTACGCGGGCGTGTATCGGACCGCCGAAGGCGAGTCGGATTCCGACGACATCCCCGTCGCGCTCGAGGAGTGCGACGAGCCGCCGACGGAGATGGCCATCGAGCTCACGCAGGTCCCCGACCTCCCCTATCTCGGCGACGGCGAGTACGACTACGACGCCTACCACGACGCCGCGGGCGAGAACTACCTGATTCCCCTCGAAATCGTGTTTCGGAACACGGTCCCGATCGGATCGAGCCTCCGCTCGCGGGGGTCGCCCGCGGAGTACGGCGTCGAACTTGACGCCGACGATGCCGACCTCGACGGTGACGGGTGGCCCGACGAGGTCGTCGACCTGCCCGAGCCGGTCGTCGAGTTCTCCACGAAGTACGAGGAGCAGGACCGCTACCTCATTCGGGAGGAGGCCGAGCGGATGGCGGGCGTCGCCGACCTCGACGCGCTCGAATCGGTCGCGCTCGCGGTGAACGACGTCCTCAACGAACGCGCCGAGGAGCGGGGATTCGTCCACGAGGACGGCAAGATCGAGTGTCTCTACCACGACGGCGAGATCGAGGTCGCCGACGTCGCCGGCACGTTCGACGAGAACCGGTTTTCATACGAGGGCCAAGAGCTCTCGAAGGAGGTCGTCCGCCAGTACTACAAGCGAACCGACCCCGAGTGGGTCGCGGCAGTCTCGGAGGCGAAATCCCGCGCCCGCGAAGCGGGCGTCGCCGACTGGCGAACGCTCTGTGAACGCGAACCGTCGTCGCTTCCGGCCGAGGTGCTCGACGCCGTCTCGGACCTCTACGCCGCGGGGACGAACGCCTACACGGGACGGGAGTGGTTCGACGCGCCGGACGTCGCCGACGCGGTCGACGCCGTTCGGGACCTGTAA
- a CDS encoding metal-dependent hydrolase → MMVTTHVASGLLLAVPVAMAAPTLALPAAVGAVVGGILPDIDLFVGVHRKTLHFPVYYSLLGLLAGGVALVAPGPATVAVALALLAAGVHSISDWFGAGEELRPWERTSDRAVYLHPRRRWLRPRYVVRYDGAPEDLLLTVALAVPAAATFEGWLRALVVAGVVLAAAYTLLRKRVPDLLGI, encoded by the coding sequence ATGATGGTCACCACGCACGTCGCCTCGGGACTCTTGCTCGCGGTTCCGGTGGCGATGGCCGCCCCGACGTTGGCCCTCCCCGCCGCGGTCGGTGCTGTCGTCGGCGGTATTCTCCCAGATATCGATCTCTTCGTCGGCGTCCACCGCAAGACGCTGCACTTTCCGGTGTACTACTCCCTCCTCGGGCTCCTCGCCGGGGGTGTCGCACTCGTCGCCCCCGGTCCCGCGACTGTCGCCGTCGCGCTCGCCTTGCTCGCGGCGGGAGTTCACTCGATCTCCGATTGGTTCGGCGCGGGCGAAGAGCTCAGGCCGTGGGAGCGGACGTCCGACCGGGCGGTCTACCTGCACCCGCGGCGACGCTGGTTGCGCCCGCGGTACGTCGTTCGCTACGACGGCGCGCCCGAGGACCTCCTTCTCACGGTCGCTCTCGCGGTACCCGCGGCTGCGACCTTCGAAGGCTGGCTGCGAGCGCTCGTCGTCGCCGGCGTCGTCCTCGCAGCGGCCTACACGCTACTCAGGAAACGCGTGCCAGACTTGCTCGGAATCTGA
- a CDS encoding archaeosine biosynthesis radical SAM protein RaSEA: protein MSQSSPEVYERGKGMDAHNQVMREIRGEKEKHYDPHEPTRVWLDEDNTPDGVVQSLTIILNTGGCRWARAGGCTMCGYVAESVEGGSVAHDALMDQIDVCLEHEEANADEPADLIKIYTSGSFLDEREVGAETRRAIAETFADRERIVVESLPDFVDREKIAEFTDVGLSTDVAIGLETATDRVRHDCVNKYFDFSDFEAACAEARDADIDADGVSAGVKAYLLMKPPFLSESEAIEDMISSVRKCAAVDGCHTVSMNPTNVQRYTMVDELFFRGGYRPPWLWSVAAVLEETADVDAIVVSDPVGHGSDRGPHNCGECDERVQKAIKDFDLRQDPSVFSQVSCDCEDTWEYVVEAETSYGMPLTR from the coding sequence ATGAGTCAGTCGAGTCCGGAGGTCTACGAGCGGGGGAAGGGGATGGACGCCCACAATCAGGTGATGCGGGAGATCAGAGGGGAGAAAGAGAAACACTACGATCCGCACGAGCCGACGCGGGTCTGGCTCGACGAGGACAACACGCCCGACGGCGTCGTCCAGTCGCTGACGATCATCCTCAACACCGGCGGCTGCCGGTGGGCCCGCGCCGGCGGCTGCACGATGTGCGGCTACGTCGCCGAGAGCGTCGAGGGCGGTAGCGTCGCCCACGACGCGCTGATGGACCAGATCGACGTCTGTCTGGAGCACGAAGAAGCGAACGCCGACGAGCCCGCAGACCTCATCAAAATCTACACGTCGGGGTCGTTCCTCGACGAGCGCGAGGTCGGTGCGGAGACTCGCCGCGCCATCGCCGAGACGTTCGCCGACCGCGAGCGCATCGTCGTCGAGTCGCTGCCGGACTTCGTCGACCGCGAGAAGATCGCGGAGTTCACCGACGTCGGCCTTTCCACCGATGTCGCGATCGGCCTCGAAACCGCGACCGACCGCGTCCGTCACGACTGCGTGAACAAGTACTTCGACTTCTCGGACTTCGAGGCCGCCTGCGCGGAGGCCCGCGACGCCGACATCGACGCCGACGGCGTCTCCGCGGGCGTGAAGGCGTACCTCCTGATGAAGCCGCCGTTCCTCTCGGAATCGGAGGCGATCGAGGATATGATCTCCTCAGTTCGGAAATGCGCTGCCGTCGACGGCTGTCACACCGTCTCGATGAACCCGACGAACGTCCAGCGGTACACGATGGTCGACGAACTGTTCTTCCGCGGCGGCTACCGCCCGCCGTGGCTCTGGTCGGTCGCCGCAGTGCTCGAAGAAACGGCCGACGTCGACGCCATCGTCGTATCCGACCCCGTCGGACACGGCTCCGACCGCGGCCCGCACAACTGCGGCGAGTGCGACGAGCGGGTGCAAAAGGCGATCAAGGACTTCGATCTGCGACAGGACCCCTCGGTGTTCTCGCAGGTCTCCTGCGACTGCGAGGACACGTGGGAGTACGTCGTCGAGGCCGAGACGAGTTACGGGATGCCGCTTACGCGGTAA
- a CDS encoding aldehyde ferredoxin oxidoreductase family protein: protein MSNLGGFNDRVARIDLTSGDVGYEGIDEEDARKYIGGRGLGVKYVFDQGPDVDPEGPENLLAFMNGPLTGTQAPMSGRIAVCTKSPLTGTVTDSHQGGWSGARLKWSGFDGLLFEGQADEPVYAFVEDGEVEIRDASELWGLGVHDAMDAIEESHGGQFGKNLSAMAIGPGGENGTKYACIMNEDDRASGRGGTGCVMGSKNLKAVVIKSGTKMPKPEKPETFTEGYQQAMQLIRESDVTGPNEGGLSLYGTNVLMNLTEEMDGLPTRNGKYTSAHSEAEDDPSDPNIDAEKVSGENVRENILVDEPTCHSCPVACKKEVEVTYERKGEELNVRGESYEYESAYALGPNSMNDDRDSIAVMINMCNDLGIDTIEAGNMIAMAMEMTEQGKLDDLGDGVEWGDTEHMLDLLEEIAHHDSDLGELLAKGARRVAEERDAHDNSLAVKGQTIAAYDPRAMKGMGIGYATSNRGACHLRGYTPSAEILGIPEKVDPSEWEGKGELCALFQDLHAISDSFDICKFNAFAEGIDEYVAQYNGMTGRDVTEDELMAAGDRIYTLERYYNNLVGFDGDDDSLPGRFVEGEEAIPGQGAADGELCELEEMKAEYYERRGWVDGVVPDERLEELEIDIGPGTGVSRGDSPAPADD, encoded by the coding sequence ATGAGCAATTTGGGAGGGTTCAACGACCGCGTCGCCCGCATCGACCTCACGAGCGGGGACGTCGGCTACGAGGGAATCGACGAGGAGGACGCGCGAAAGTACATCGGCGGGCGCGGCCTCGGCGTGAAATACGTGTTCGATCAGGGGCCCGACGTCGATCCGGAGGGGCCGGAGAACCTGCTCGCGTTTATGAACGGACCGCTCACGGGCACGCAAGCGCCGATGAGCGGGCGGATCGCCGTCTGTACGAAATCGCCGCTGACCGGCACCGTGACCGACTCCCACCAAGGCGGGTGGTCCGGAGCGCGGCTCAAGTGGTCGGGCTTCGACGGCCTGCTGTTCGAGGGACAGGCCGACGAGCCGGTCTACGCCTTCGTCGAAGACGGTGAGGTCGAGATCCGCGACGCTTCCGAGCTGTGGGGCCTCGGCGTTCACGACGCGATGGACGCCATCGAGGAGAGTCACGGCGGTCAGTTCGGAAAGAACCTCTCGGCGATGGCCATCGGCCCGGGCGGCGAGAACGGCACGAAGTACGCGTGTATTATGAACGAGGACGACCGCGCCTCGGGCCGCGGCGGAACCGGCTGCGTGATGGGCTCGAAGAACCTGAAAGCCGTCGTCATCAAGTCCGGCACGAAGATGCCGAAGCCCGAGAAACCGGAGACGTTTACCGAGGGCTACCAGCAGGCGATGCAGCTCATCCGCGAATCCGACGTCACCGGACCCAACGAGGGCGGGCTGTCGCTGTACGGCACGAACGTCCTAATGAACCTGACCGAGGAGATGGACGGGCTACCGACCCGAAACGGGAAATACACTTCGGCGCACTCTGAGGCGGAGGATGATCCGAGCGATCCAAACATCGACGCGGAGAAGGTCTCCGGCGAGAACGTCCGCGAGAACATCCTCGTCGACGAGCCGACGTGTCACTCCTGCCCGGTCGCCTGCAAGAAGGAAGTCGAAGTCACCTACGAGCGGAAGGGCGAGGAGCTGAACGTCCGTGGCGAGTCTTACGAGTACGAGTCCGCGTACGCGCTCGGCCCGAACTCGATGAACGACGACCGCGACAGTATCGCCGTGATGATCAATATGTGCAACGACCTCGGAATCGACACCATCGAGGCCGGGAACATGATCGCGATGGCGATGGAGATGACCGAGCAGGGCAAGCTCGACGACCTCGGCGACGGCGTCGAGTGGGGCGACACAGAGCACATGCTCGACCTGCTCGAGGAGATCGCACACCACGACTCCGACCTCGGCGAGCTCCTCGCGAAGGGTGCCCGCCGCGTCGCAGAGGAGCGCGACGCCCACGACAACTCGCTGGCGGTCAAGGGGCAGACGATCGCCGCCTACGACCCCCGTGCGATGAAGGGGATGGGCATCGGGTACGCGACCTCGAACCGCGGCGCGTGTCACCTCCGCGGGTACACGCCGTCGGCGGAGATCCTCGGCATTCCGGAGAAGGTCGATCCAAGCGAGTGGGAGGGCAAAGGCGAGCTGTGCGCGCTCTTTCAGGACCTTCACGCCATCTCTGATTCCTTCGACATCTGCAAGTTCAACGCCTTCGCGGAGGGAATCGACGAGTACGTCGCCCAGTACAACGGGATGACCGGCCGCGACGTCACCGAGGACGAGCTGATGGCGGCGGGCGACCGCATCTACACGCTCGAACGCTACTACAACAACCTCGTCGGCTTCGACGGCGACGACGACTCGCTGCCGGGGCGGTTCGTCGAGGGCGAGGAAGCCATCCCCGGACAGGGTGCCGCCGACGGGGAGCTCTGCGAACTCGAAGAGATGAAAGCCGAGTACTACGAGCGGCGGGGATGGGTCGACGGAGTCGTCCCCGACGAGCGCCTCGAAGAGCTCGAAATCGACATCGGCCCCGGAACGGGCGTCTCCCGCGGCGACAGCCCGGCACCGGCCGACGACTGA